The following DNA comes from Papaver somniferum cultivar HN1 chromosome 4, ASM357369v1, whole genome shotgun sequence.
CCTTAGATCATTTCCAAATGTTGCTTTTCCACATTTTTCACTATGATATATCATGAATTGACCCTATGGTTTATCCTTGTCCCTTGGTTAGAAAATGCCTAAATTTCTTTTAGTAGCTCAATTTAAAGCGTCAAGACTTCCTATATTAACATGTTTCATAATTTCAGTTACAGAATATGCCCTCTGCCATTGACCAAGACTCAGCTAAAGCACTAGTAGTAGTTGGTGGATCAACCGTTGAGTTTGATGGCGGTAGCGAATCTTTGGATCAACAGTTTGTGTTCGGTGATGGTACCAAATCTAGCGACCCGTTGAGTTCTCCAAGGGAAACGAATTTGATACATATCACGACACTAAGTGATTGCAAGTATGCAGGTAATGTTGAGCACAAAATGACTGAAGATTCCTTGAGTAATGCAAGATGTGCTACTGAAATTGGTTTCAAGATAACTAACCAATCTTCCAAACCAGAAGGGTCTGTATCATCATTATATCCTAAGCAACAACGAATATCTCATCCTAGCATTGTCTTAACTGTTAGTGAATCTCCACTACTTCATGTTGAGAGCAGAATGAATGGAGACTCTTGGAATGACACAAGATGTACCCCTGAAATTGGTTATAAAACTAATCGATCCACCAAATCCCCATTAGAAGGGTCCATATCTTCGTTGAGCGCTAAGCGACGAAAAATGTTTCATCCTACTTCCAGTGCTGGACAACAACCTAGCTCCCCTTTAAACAATGGAAGTATGGATACTTCGACTACTTTATCCATGGATTGTAGCAGTCAACATGTAAGCATTGGAAGGGCTTTGGAAGTAGACAGGAATTTAGCGAAAACTACTGGGGATGACAGAAATACAGATCTTAACGAGATACATTTAAATGTTTCACTTGCTGATTCAGGAGAAGAACTGGTAAGTGTTTCTCAAGAAAACAAAGATGTTGGAGAGACAACTGGAATGAGAACCGATGCTGAAGGGTCATCACCACCAAGGATCTTCAGAAATTCGAGAGAATGAATATATTGTGCATAACGAAGTCCTCAAGGACCAGATATCTGCAGGTATTTCCTTCTGTCGCCGCGACATGCAAATGGATTTTGTAACTACTAAGGCCTTCGTGACACCCTCGCGGGTTTTGAGTCCCTTGAATTCACAGTGGGGAAGCCCAGAGAGTAACTTCTTTTCAAGGACATACCCAGCCAGGTTGACAGAGAgggtttttgaaaaaatttcttcTGATGGCCCTGCGTGTACATGTGCTCATAAAAGGACTGCAACTCCGACCAATCTTGTAAAGGTCAGTGCTTACACCATTTTTTTCCCTTTCATTTCTTTTTGGCTATTTATCTTAATCAAATGCAAGAAGGAAAATCTATCTGCTAACACGTTGGTTGAATGTGGCGCCTTGTGACATTAGTTATATCAAACATGAAAGTTGAATCATACTGTCCTCTAACCCTTTTGAAACAATTTACTGATTCCATGGTTCAGATGATATAGGCCATAATGGCTGCTTCACTGTGTGATAAAGTTCTAATGATATCTGTTATGgggtgtttatttattttattatttttttgtattttttaacAAACCTACCGAGATGTCATTTGATTGATGAAAGAAATAAGAACAGAAAAGGAGGTTGGCAAAATCTGTTGCTTACACTTTTAAAAAATTGCAGAGATTAATGGAATGGTGTCCTGAAGGTCCTTATACTCAGGATACCAATATATCGTCGGAGATTATTGGTGGAGAAAAGGTTCCAAGTTCCCTCAGCTTGCTGACATCCCTTTCTGTACAAGAGGCTGAGAATTCTGAACATAAGCAAAGACTTGAAAGGGCCAATTTTATGGATAAAGAGGACATAGAAATCGTCAAAATCCAAAAAAGTCCCAAGGTTGCTCCAGTATTGGAGAATATGATACTTTCTTCTAATCGTTGTATCGAGAAGATCAGTGAAGTTAAAATGGTTGGAGATCTCCTGCCTAGAGATTTAGATCATGTATGTAAATTTTGAACCTTCTCCTGTTATGCCAATTGGCCCAATTCTACTGTGCAGGGGTTGGTTTGCCTACCATAGTAGTAGAGTTGTATTTTCTGTACATCTAATTTCAGAGTCTGCTTGCAGGTGTTTTATGAGTTTTCTGAAGCTATGAAACACCAGATGCTGCCATTGGCAGAAAATCTCAATCTGAGACAGGTATAATTCcccattttcatcttcttatcaTAACATAGATCACTTTATGCGGCTTCTCAATCTTTTTTACATACAAATTCTCTTTTCTCCTTAATTTTTTTGAGTTTTAGCTTGCACTCAAAAATAGTTGGTAGGTCAACATTTCTAATATACAGCAAGCACTATAATCTTTTTTCAAAATGTAGGTTTCCAATTTGGAAGACATATTTGGCCGACTAGAAAAGGCTAATAAGTACAAAGTTATATGCATTCAGATACAGTCCCAGGTTTGCTACCCTGATGAAGAGTTCTTATAAACTAAGTTTATATGATTCTAGACGGATttaatgagattttttttttttttaagtatcaAATGATTTGGTTGCCTGTCTTTCTAATTCTATGTGTTTAACGGCTGTGTAGGAATAAATAATCACGATGTTAACCTCCAGCAGAACCGGTAATATTCTCCATCACTTCGTGGCATTATATTTATAAGAATGACTTGCCGGTACTGGAAGTTAAGAGGTAACACCACTCATTTTGATCTGTTGTTTGGTTCAGAGTAATCGAAGCAAGGCAATTGCAACAGATGCTTGTGTACAAACAAGCTAAGTTGCAGTTATTGCGTCTGAGGCAGGAACGACTGCATGTAATTTTCTCCACTTagatatgttatttcttttcattcCAATAAAGACTCTTTGCTTACCAGTTATTTGTGCTCTTCGCTATGTAGAAAAAATATCAATTGCTGCATTCTGGAATTCAGGAAACTAAACTTGTAtcaaaatcttttgcaaaccactGTAAACCTGGTGGTAGAGGTGTTCAGCTTAAAGATAGTCACGTGACATTTGTTTTAGTTGACCAGAACAGCAAAAACACGGTAAATTTGGCTCTTTATATGTGAACGTATTGTGTTTCTGTTTTCCCTTGTACACTTCTAGTTTCTTATTTGTTAATTTATAGTTTACTCAGGAAGAATGTCAAAAAGTGGCTGCAAAGAGGCAAGAGCTTGGGTCTTTGGCTAATAAAGTAAAAGAGTTAATTCAGTCACTCATCTTCTCCTGTAAGATCAAAGGAGAACCAAGTTCCACTGATGTTGTTGTATTAGTTAATGAACAGTTGAAGAAAAAATCAGCTAACAGATTTGTTCACCAGTACCTACAGGTGTACATACTACCCTTTCATTGCTGTC
Coding sequences within:
- the LOC113274320 gene encoding uncharacterized protein LOC113274320: MHSDTVPGINNHDVNLQQNRVIEARQLQQMLVYKQAKLQLLRLRQERLHKKYQLLHSGIQETKLVSKSFANHCKPGGRGVQLKDSHVTFVLVDQNSKNTFTQEECQKVAAKRQELGSLANKVKELIQSLIFSCKIKGEPSSTDVVVLVNEQLKKKSANRFVHQYLQLWEVVDLEKKNLQYNLKLNYLGFLHQRFTITVGPVARIIATNKLIEANIKKSYPTINACVAFAYVFNAECSHDLGSSKNLALETHLTSLLLDNLLDVVEEALTVKIEPSNLIKTSFNSPSADQLDLQLQFIDCKTGHIVTLTLDMTCLKQGVYPMEIFPS